In Bacteroidales bacterium, the DNA window TCCGCATGCAGGAACCCGATAACGTCACCGGTTGCCATATCCAGACCTCTATTTAAGGCATAATAAATCCCTTCGTCCGGTTCACTGATCCATTTCGCAATAAAATGCTGGTATTCTTTAATAATATCTACAGTTCCGTCTGCTGATCCTCCATCTACCACAATATACTCGATATCCGGATAGGTTTGTGACAACACCGATTCTATGGTAGACCGGATGGTGTCAACATTATTGTATGAAGCGGTAATAATAGATACTTTCATTAAAGCCTAATAGCCTGTAAAGACAGGGGATAATTGATTATCAGAAACAAAGGTAAAATATTTTTTTCAAAAAACACACTAAAAATTCCGGCAGTCGATTCCATAATTCGTTTTTATATAATCTATGATCTTCTCTTTATCCTTACCACAATTTTTTTTTATCTCAAAAATTTTGGCATCTACCAGGGTTCTATACCACCATCCCTGCAAAAAATGCCACAAAAAACCTTCTTTGCCTTCAATAAAACCTAATTTCAGGAAATATCGGTATAAAAAATATGAAAAAGAACGCCAAAATAAAGGAGCTTTGGCATATTTTAATTTTTTCTTTCGTTTGGCTAAAGCCTGTTCCCCCATAATAGCCTCATTTATATTATCCCGATCAAACAATTCCAATTCTGTATCCAACAAATCTATTGCCTCACGGATCGAATACTGATTGTGCTTAGCTGTCCACCAGGTGAGGTTATTTAAATTATCATCTGCAAATTCATTTTCAAAAACTATGGTCTTCCCTGAATTCAGCTGAATATGTTCATCCATCCAACGGGATTCACACCTGCCGATATGATGTTTGAATACTCTAAGTAACAACACTTTTCCAGCAGCTCTTCTTAGATGTCGTCCCATAAATACGCGGCGTAAAGGGAATACGATTCCGGAAACATCACTATCCAAACCTGGTAATTTTCGTTTTAATTCCTCTTTTAATTCCTCTGTAAGGTATTCATCTGCATCCAGACGCATCACCCACTTTGTTTGTATAGGTATATGATCCAACGCCCAGTTAAACTGTTTGGCGTGGTTATTTTGCCATTTATTTTGAAAAACCCCTGCGCCCAGTTCTTCAGCCATGGAAACCGTATGATCTGTAGAAAATGAGTCTACCACAAAAATCTGTTTTACAATGGGCTTCACATTTTCAATACAACGACGGATGTGGATCTCTTCATTGTAGGTAAGAATGATGACTGAAATATCCAAGCTCATATTAACTCTTTATTTCTCGCTTTTTAATAAATTTTGCAGGATTTCCACCGACTATGGTCCACGGGTCAACATCCTTATAAACCGACGCTGTCGCCCCAACCACTGCACCCTGTTTTATTATCACACCCATTCCGATATAAGCAGCTGTTCCTATCCATACCTGATCTTCAATAATAATTTCATCTGTTACCAGGGGATGATCACATTTCGAAATATTATGGGATGCAGCACATAAATATGTTTTCTGGGATACTGTAGAATGTGCTCCGATTTTTATCCTGGCCGGATTGTAACAATCCACTTCAGGAGCCAAACAACTATATTCTTCCATTACCAGGTTCCAGGGCATATATACTTTGACATTAGAATAAACTATTGCTGTTTTATGTATTTTAGCCCCAAATAAACGAAGCAGAAAACGTTTCCATCCGCTTAATAAACTACGTGGTATAGGACGCGCAAAAATGGTCCAGATAATGGTCCAAAAGAACCGGGTAATCTGATTCCTTCTGCTTAACGCATTTTTATACTGTGACAGATCAACTTTTGTCTCTTTCATTGTTACAAATATACAAAATCAGGTTTTTCGCCACCATATAAAATCCACTCATATAATTGTTTCATCTTCTTTGCAACCACCTCTGTGGAATAATTTTCTATTACTAATTTTCTTCCGTTTTCACCCATTTTTACCCTTTCCGTTTCCGGAGTATTTATGGCTACCTCAATTGTTTGAGCTAATGTATTCATATCATTACTCACCCACCAGCCACAATGATATGTATCCAATTCCTCCCAAGGTGTACCTTTTGATGCAATAACCGGTATTCCTAATGAAAGAGCTTCCGGAACCACCATCCCAAAATTTTCCGAATGGCTGGGTAACACTAAATATGATAATGAACCCAGTATCTTCTTCATATCATCACCCTGTAAAAAACCTGTAAATCGGATCCTTGAATCATCACCTGCTATTTTTTTTAAACTATTTTCATAATCAATATCTCCCGAACCAATTAATACTAAATTACAATCTTTAGGGTTTATTTTTTTAAATGCTTCTATCAATGCTTCTATATTTTTTATAGGATGGAATCGACCCATAAAACCAAGAGTTACACTTGTCTCTTTTTGATTAAACTTTTCTCTTCCTGATACATTCCTGATCGAATTAGGTATGATTGCTACCGGATTTTTTAACCCGAAAGTCCGGAAATGTTCCAATTCTTTACTTGAAGTTGCCTGCAAGCATGTTGCCATTTCCAAATCTTTTCGTTGAAACAAAATAGATGCTATTTTTTTCTTCCATTTTGAAACTTGTAATGCCTGAGGGAATAACATTCCATGAGGCGCAATTAAGCATGCCTTATGCTTCTTTACAGCCATCCGTAATGTAATATGACTGGGATAAGTCCATAGTGCATTGGCATGATACAAATCATACTCATTATGGTTTATAAGATATTCCTTAAAATTGTGGCTAAAGAGGAATGATGTAGATGTATCATCAGGTAATGCCTTAATAAAAGCATCTTCGGCAATTATTTTATTTCCCGGATTTTTTGAGAAAAAAGTCAAAACATCCACATCAACATTCATCTGTCTTAACCCATTTACCAAATTATAGGTACAAGTAGTCGGTCCGCCACTGTTTACACTTAATCCTGGTATAGTATGAAGAATTTTCATTAATCAGTATAATTTTTTAGCCATGGAGCTATAGGCTTCTCTTCGCTGGAGTAGATATGCCTCATGATAGATTCAAAATAATTTGCAGCTGATACTCCTGAAATATTATTTTCAGCCCATTCTCTTATTTTTAATTTTTCCTCTATGCAATAAGGCAAACTTTTCAGAAATCCTACAAATATTTCTTCCAAATTATTTTTTCTTACTGAAAAACATTTCCCCCGAAAGCCATTTAATAAAATAGAAGACCCGCAATAATCACTTGCAATGGCTGGGACTCCAGCCATTAGTGCCTCATTGACAACAGCTCCCCAGCCATCTTTATATCTGCTGGGTAACACTAATAAATCAGCTTCGTTTATCTTTTGTTGCACTTTATCATTGCTTAAGGTTCCCAAATAATCAAATTTTGTATTTTGTATCATTTCGATAACTTGTTCCTTCAATGGTCCATTCCCAATAATTTCTAGCTTGTTCAGCTTTTCTTCATATTTTCTACATATCGATATAAGCGATAATACGTTTTTGTTATCATCTAATCTACCTACAAAAATAACTGTAGGTAGGACTTTATGGCTAGTAGGAATCGGAAAAGATAATTTTTCAGTAAAATAAGCCCAGTCGAAAATTTTTTGTCGACTGAATCCCGTATGCTCATAACACCACCTTCCTTTTTCACCTATTGCCAATAGAAACTCTATTGAGTTGTTATAAAGCATCTTAAGGATTCTATATTTTATCCCTCTCAGTTTTCCCTTCCAACCTAGCCAATCATATGGTTCTAAAATTACTCCTAATCGTTTCTTCTGCCTTACAGCTATTTTAAAAGCCCTGGAAGCCAAATCGAATGAATCTATTCCAGAAAAGACATGAATAGCTTCAGGGTTTTCTATCATTTGATGAAAGTGGACTTCATCAGGAGAAACAACAATATCTGTTTTTCCAAAATTAGGATCTATCCATCCTTCTTGTGTTCGTTCTTTACCGATTGATTCCTCAACAACTAATGTTACCGGATATTTTTCCGCTAAATTACGAAGAAAAGCCGACTGATGAATACTTAATATATTTTGCCAGAAAACAAATTTCATATTTCAAAAATACTTACAAATAAAACAACGAAGGAGTAATTCATCATTAGTGACTTCTTCCAATACAAACTCATGCACTTTTCGTAAATTATCTGCTTATCAAGCATAAAGTAAGGATATATTTCGCTAAGATAAAAAACTACAATAAAAATCCAAATACTCCCGGGCTATTTCAGATGGATTATACTTGTGAACATTATTTAGCCCTTCGCTAATCAGTTGTTCCCGATATTCGGGTTGTTCTATTATCTGAATTAACGCCATCTTAATCTCTTCCGGGGACCTGGGATCCACAAAGGAAGCTCCTTTTCCAGCGACATCCGGCATCGGTGCCATGTTACTGGTAATAACCGGGCGCCCTACGGCCTGTGCCTCTATAATAGGCATACCGAATCCTTCTGACCATGATGCAAAATATAAAATATCACATAAGATGTATTTTTCTATTACCTGATCGTTTGTCAGATTATTTTCTATAGAATATTCCATTCCGTACCGATCCATTTTTTCGATCAACTCTCTTGAGGGATCGCCGACGATCATAAGCTGACAATGAATATCCTTTGCAGCTTCAATCAAACCGATCAGGTTCTTATGAATACCTGTTCCGATTTGAAGTATAACCGGTTTCATTTCGTTAAATACTTTGGGTATATATGTTAATTTTAAGCTTAACGGATCATTGATTATTATAATTTTTCGTGGATTTATTCTAAAATAATTTATCAAATCCATTTTAGTTAATTGGCTCACACATGTCATCTTCTTCATCTTCCAGGCAGGAAAAATAAAAAGAATAAGAGCAAGCATAAGGTTTTTGAAAGATCTTTTTTTATTTTTAAAATAACCGATATCATGAAACGTAAGGGTTGTTTTCTTTCGCGGAAGAAATAAGGATATGTAGTATATATCTCCCGTTATATGGTATATATCTGCATTTATATTTCTTATATTAAAAATATCACTTATCCATGACCCAGAGCAGGTATATAATACGGTAGTATGGGAAAGGTTCTCTATTTCTTCAGCAACAGTGTGAAAAACATTTTCCATGCTATGACCGCCTTTAAATTTCGGACGAAAAATATAACAAACTTTCATAAATCTTAATATTGTGATGCATTTTGCTTTTTTAATCTGTCATTACATAAAGAATGACATAGTAAATACCAACATTCTTCCTAAAAATCAATGTATTCAAACAGCATTACCAGCAATCTATGCACTCATATTTCTTCTTCAGTAAGAATATTATTTGATATATAACAGAAAACATACTACATAATTGCTTTATATAATTTTATCGCCCCATAATATAATAATAAATATAAGATAGAATATAGCAATTGGGGTAATATTTCATCTACAGATTTTTCCACATAATAGCATAAATTAATCGCCATTACGATAAAGTATGATTTTAAATAAATATCGTTAAATATTAATAATGTTCCTTTCATATATATATCCCATATACTCAACAGCATTAAAAACAGCAATATACATACAAAAAAACCGATAAATCCGTAATCCATTTTAGCAAACAATAAATAAGAATCCGCAATATCCGTATATACGCCTAATTCTTCTTCAATAAGAATTTGAGAACCTTTATATGATTTATTTGGAAATAAAATTTTGGGTAAAGAAAATGAAATAGCTGCTTTTGAAAGTTCTCCGTCACCAATATAGTCGTTATCAAAAGACAGGATGAATACCTGTAAAACATTAACTGAACGAGCATTAATGTTATTATCGTCCATATCCAAGGAATAAGAACTGGCTGTCAGGCCAAATACCTCTTTCATGCTATTAAGAAAAGACAAATTTCCCTGATATTGGGCATGAACCTTCATCCTGGATGACCGATATAAATTTACAGCCGGAAATACCAGGATGATAATCAATAAAATAACCGTCCCGAACGACAATAATCTTTTTATTGTTATTTTATCTCGGTAACAACTATAGTAGAAAAAAGCAGATAGAATGAAAGCGTTTAACATAACAGTACGGGAACCGACAAAAAGCAAAATGATAAATCCGCATAATGTTATCACATCAATAGCAGAGATAGGAATTTTTTTCCTTTTTTTAAAGAATAAATAGGATATAAATAATAAAATAACCGGAGATAATATTGTTTTAAAAAAACTATTTGTAAACATGGTCAAAATTGAAGCATTTGCCATCAATTCTTCCCGTAAACTTTCTCTGGTCATCGCATAATTATCTGCTGAAGCCATGAATCGATAGGAAAGATTTACCCAGCACAATAAACAAATAATCAAGAAAAAATAGGATATCTTCTTATTGAAAAACAATTGTTTATTCCACTCTCGAATAAATAAAGATATATTGAACAAATTTAAGCGATTGGATACTTTGGAGTTTGTCCATATAATATTTACGAATAATAAGCCGAATGCAAATAAAATATAAAAAAGATAAGCTCCAGTTTGAATAACAGAGTCATTAACTACAATGTCGTAGGCATAATCGCTTTCATCGGATATCAATGGGATTAAAACAAAATACAAGGTATGAAAAAAAAGGATGAGATCGAAGCAATTCAAATCACGCTTTTTCAGCAATTTTATTACCGGATAAATCACCGGGACGCCTGCAATTAATATGAGAAGGGTTAAGCTATCCATTATAATTATTTACATGAATACCTCTTTCCATTTTTTTTTAAAATGGTTATAATCTATTCCTAATAAAGATATAGACTTAAATGCATTACAGCCATGCTGGATATGAATCCCCGGATTATCCAGATAGTATTTCATCCCGGATATTAGAGATTCAATCGTCCGAGAATCACAAATAAAACCATCCCTTTGGTGTGTAATTAATTCCGGCATACCGCCGGTTGGAAATATAATACAAGGTTTGGCATATTGTTTTGCCTCGACTATAACATTCCCAAGAGCCTCTTCATAAAGAGACGGAACAATCAATACATCAATATTTTCAAAAAACAATGAAATATTGGTAATCTCTCTTAGAAAAATAATTCTGTTTTCATAATGATCTGGTATTCTTTCCTGTAGTTTTTGTGAAAATTCTTTATCGTATTCCAAACTGCCGGCTATGTAAAACAATAAATCATCATTGATTTTAAAAATTTCCAAAGCTGCTTCAATTAAAAAACCAACCCCTTTCGATTGTGTAATCTGACCTAAATAAGCAAATTTCATCGTTGCTTTTTCATTTGTATATTTCCAGGTTTCATCCGGACCACTCTCTAACCGGACTGGCGGATAATTGTAAATTACAACATCATGTTGGTTAATTCTTCCATTTTCTATCATTAGATTTTTGATATAATTTGAAATACATACACAAACGCTTACACGTTTACAAATGTAATATTTCCATACAAAAGCATTATATCTACGAAAAGATAATCCATTAACCGCTGGGACGTCACCAACACGATATAGTATCTTCCTCCTGAAAAACAGTAATACCGGATATAAATTATAAAAATCTATTTCTGAATTCATCAGTAAAACATGAGGTTTCACTTTAAAAAGGATTCTTAACAAGGATATATTAGAAATGAGCATATCCAGAGCGAATCCAAGTAATCGGAAACGAGACCTATTTCTTTTTGGAAAATTCGATTGATACGTGCGAAAGGAAGAAGTATATTTTTTTAACTGCTCATCAGCTTTTTTATTGATGATAATTGATAAAGAAATATCCTCATCATTCAATAAGTTGTAAACCTCTATGTTTGACCTTTCTTTTCCGTAAAATGCGACAGACGACAATATGGCTAAAACCGATTTTTCCATTTTTATTATGACTGATAGGTTTTTCCTACGCTAAATCTTGATTTATTTTAAAGAGCAAAAATCCCATACAACATTCCACATCTTTTCATTTTTTTCTAAAATAATCGGTTTTATTGCCTTTAACTTTTCCGAAACATCATTATGTGTTTTTTCCGAAAGAAAGTTCTCTACTTTTTTTAACATAGTTTCGGGATGAATTAAATCTAATATACAGTCGGATTGATGATAATCTTTAAACAATTCTTCATATTTATGACTCCAACTTGTAGCCAGACAAGGTACTCCCGAGTTTAATGCGCTTGCTACCCCATGAAACCGGGAAGAAATTACCAAATAAGATTGAGAAATGACTCCTTTCACTTCTAATGCCGTGAGTTGATCAACAATAGCTAAAGGTATTTTCAATTGTGTGTTTATAGCTTCACATAATCGGGTATCTTGTTGACCTTCATGATTCAAAAGAAACGGCGTTTTCCCGTTGTTTCTTATTATTCCTATCATTAAGCAGATTATAGAAAGGTAATCTTTTTGAGAAATAATTCCTTTATCGATCATTCTTTTATTCGGAATAATACAAACACCTCCTTTTAAAGATTCATATTGTTTTGGAAAAATCCCTTCAACCAATGCTGTAAAATCAGGATATGATTTAGTTTTATTTTTATCAACTCCTGTATTAATTAAATACTTATAGGATATTTTTTCACGTGCGAATATAATATCCGCATATGTGGAAATCATTTTTGCCATTTTTTTTCCGTAGATGGTTTCAAAAGGGCCGAAAGCCTGAGGTAGCAAAATGATTTTTGTCCCCTGTTCTTTTAATTTACGATAATACCTTTCCCATAAAAGTAAGTCAAAATCAGATCTTTTCCATTGATCGGAGAATTGAAATCCTCCCGCATCAAGAACGACATCAAGTCCTTTTACCGGATACTTGTTAGTAACCAAACTACAAGGAATGGATAACCGGTAAAGTATCCCAGGTATCTTTATTCGATTCAAAACAGGAAGCACTTTTTCCACAAAAGGACGTATCTTGAAATTTAACGATGTTTGAATATAAGACCTTTTTTCTCCTATACTATTATACAATACTTCTGCATCAGGATATTTTCTTTCTATTTCCTGCAAAATGGCGTAAAGCATTAACTCTGCTCCTTTATTTACAGTACCTGTTCCATCGATTTGTATTTTCATATGACTATTTTATTTCCGCCACAATTTGACCAATAAAACTGTTTTTATTATTTGTTTTACTCTTGATTTATACTTTTTTTTCTTTACCTTCTTTTTCAGATATCGAATAATTGCTTCACGTGGTTTTTTTTCAAGAGATAA includes these proteins:
- a CDS encoding glycosyltransferase family 2 protein: MSLDISVIILTYNEEIHIRRCIENVKPIVKQIFVVDSFSTDHTVSMAEELGAGVFQNKWQNNHAKQFNWALDHIPIQTKWVMRLDADEYLTEELKEELKRKLPGLDSDVSGIVFPLRRVFMGRHLRRAAGKVLLLRVFKHHIGRCESRWMDEHIQLNSGKTIVFENEFADDNLNNLTWWTAKHNQYSIREAIDLLDTELELFDRDNINEAIMGEQALAKRKKKLKYAKAPLFWRSFSYFLYRYFLKLGFIEGKEGFLWHFLQGWWYRTLVDAKIFEIKKNCGKDKEKIIDYIKTNYGIDCRNF
- a CDS encoding putative colanic acid biosynthesis acetyltransferase, whose product is MKETKVDLSQYKNALSRRNQITRFFWTIIWTIFARPIPRSLLSGWKRFLLRLFGAKIHKTAIVYSNVKVYMPWNLVMEEYSCLAPEVDCYNPARIKIGAHSTVSQKTYLCAASHNISKCDHPLVTDEIIIEDQVWIGTAAYIGMGVIIKQGAVVGATASVYKDVDPWTIVGGNPAKFIKKREIKS
- a CDS encoding glycosyltransferase, with protein sequence MKILHTIPGLSVNSGGPTTCTYNLVNGLRQMNVDVDVLTFFSKNPGNKIIAEDAFIKALPDDTSTSFLFSHNFKEYLINHNEYDLYHANALWTYPSHITLRMAVKKHKACLIAPHGMLFPQALQVSKWKKKIASILFQRKDLEMATCLQATSSKELEHFRTFGLKNPVAIIPNSIRNVSGREKFNQKETSVTLGFMGRFHPIKNIEALIEAFKKINPKDCNLVLIGSGDIDYENSLKKIAGDDSRIRFTGFLQGDDMKKILGSLSYLVLPSHSENFGMVVPEALSLGIPVIASKGTPWEELDTYHCGWWVSNDMNTLAQTIEVAINTPETERVKMGENGRKLVIENYSTEVVAKKMKQLYEWILYGGEKPDFVYL
- a CDS encoding glycosyltransferase family 4 protein, whose product is MKFVFWQNILSIHQSAFLRNLAEKYPVTLVVEESIGKERTQEGWIDPNFGKTDIVVSPDEVHFHQMIENPEAIHVFSGIDSFDLASRAFKIAVRQKKRLGVILEPYDWLGWKGKLRGIKYRILKMLYNNSIEFLLAIGEKGRWCYEHTGFSRQKIFDWAYFTEKLSFPIPTSHKVLPTVIFVGRLDDNKNVLSLISICRKYEEKLNKLEIIGNGPLKEQVIEMIQNTKFDYLGTLSNDKVQQKINEADLLVLPSRYKDGWGAVVNEALMAGVPAIASDYCGSSILLNGFRGKCFSVRKNNLEEIFVGFLKSLPYCIEEKLKIREWAENNISGVSAANYFESIMRHIYSSEEKPIAPWLKNYTD
- a CDS encoding glycosyltransferase, whose translation is MDLINYFRINPRKIIIINDPLSLKLTYIPKVFNEMKPVILQIGTGIHKNLIGLIEAAKDIHCQLMIVGDPSRELIEKMDRYGMEYSIENNLTNDQVIEKYILCDILYFASWSEGFGMPIIEAQAVGRPVITSNMAPMPDVAGKGASFVDPRSPEEIKMALIQIIEQPEYREQLISEGLNNVHKYNPSEIAREYLDFYCSFLS
- a CDS encoding oligosaccharide repeat unit polymerase, whose amino-acid sequence is MISDESDYAYDIVVNDSVIQTGAYLFYILFAFGLLFVNIIWTNSKVSNRLNLFNISLFIREWNKQLFFNKKISYFFLIICLLCWVNLSYRFMASADNYAMTRESLREELMANASILTMFTNSFFKTILSPVILLFISYLFFKKRKKIPISAIDVITLCGFIILLFVGSRTVMLNAFILSAFFYYSCYRDKITIKRLLSFGTVILLIIILVFPAVNLYRSSRMKVHAQYQGNLSFLNSMKEVFGLTASSYSLDMDDNNINARSVNVLQVFILSFDNDYIGDGELSKAAISFSLPKILFPNKSYKGSQILIEEELGVYTDIADSYLLFAKMDYGFIGFFVCILLFLMLLSIWDIYMKGTLLIFNDIYLKSYFIVMAINLCYYVEKSVDEILPQLLYSILYLLLYYGAIKLYKAIM
- a CDS encoding glycosyltransferase, translating into MEKSVLAILSSVAFYGKERSNIEVYNLLNDEDISLSIIINKKADEQLKKYTSSFRTYQSNFPKRNRSRFRLLGFALDMLISNISLLRILFKVKPHVLLMNSEIDFYNLYPVLLFFRRKILYRVGDVPAVNGLSFRRYNAFVWKYYICKRVSVCVCISNYIKNLMIENGRINQHDVVIYNYPPVRLESGPDETWKYTNEKATMKFAYLGQITQSKGVGFLIEAALEIFKINDDLLFYIAGSLEYDKEFSQKLQERIPDHYENRIIFLREITNISLFFENIDVLIVPSLYEEALGNVIVEAKQYAKPCIIFPTGGMPELITHQRDGFICDSRTIESLISGMKYYLDNPGIHIQHGCNAFKSISLLGIDYNHFKKKWKEVFM
- a CDS encoding polysaccharide pyruvyl transferase family protein — protein: MKIQIDGTGTVNKGAELMLYAILQEIERKYPDAEVLYNSIGEKRSYIQTSLNFKIRPFVEKVLPVLNRIKIPGILYRLSIPCSLVTNKYPVKGLDVVLDAGGFQFSDQWKRSDFDLLLWERYYRKLKEQGTKIILLPQAFGPFETIYGKKMAKMISTYADIIFAREKISYKYLINTGVDKNKTKSYPDFTALVEGIFPKQYESLKGGVCIIPNKRMIDKGIISQKDYLSIICLMIGIIRNNGKTPFLLNHEGQQDTRLCEAINTQLKIPLAIVDQLTALEVKGVISQSYLVISSRFHGVASALNSGVPCLATSWSHKYEELFKDYHQSDCILDLIHPETMLKKVENFLSEKTHNDVSEKLKAIKPIILEKNEKMWNVVWDFCSLK